A stretch of the Aspergillus puulaauensis MK2 DNA, chromosome 6, nearly complete sequence genome encodes the following:
- a CDS encoding thioesterase family protein (COG:S;~EggNog:ENOG410PY40;~InterPro:IPR029069,IPR042171;~PFAM:PF13622), which produces MNAGTAHGAKFEEAVHVSPLGQNRYSAFLQSAFCIGTVPHGGYTSAVLYRLALVHFASTHPDLYKGEPATPISMHLTFLRRTAAGPVRFRVHDMKLGKRTSSIHVELLQPKDQSSSSGASTDKGEEGMEVKVAGYITVSPDSAEVGVSAKTEWELEPKPGAGTASDGGVNLRQLGETGQDGAWTKLDSPFAEFRKATTQVEIFGVDGARGKRRNGVVDQWARLRPEGEVTRWSNEGVVFLTDMFPMALDGFDNMATGAESESGGAGPTANFWFPTVTLSIDLKKRLPAAGEEWLYSRVVTKSVRDGRTDLDVTVLDAKGEIVALSTQIGLVVSASRNIGRRARI; this is translated from the exons ATGAACGCGGGAACCGCCCACGGCGCCAAATTCGAAGAGGCCGTCCATGTATCGCCCCTCGGCCAGAACCGCTACTCCGCATTTCTACAGAGCGCCTTCTGTATCGGCACAG tcCCTCATGGTGGCTACACGAGCGCAGTCCTATACCGCCTCGCGCTGGTACACTTCGCATCCACCCACCCAGATCTATACAAAGGCGAACCGGCAACCCCGATATCCATGCACCTGACCTTCCTAAGGCGCACAGCCGCAGGCCCCGTGAGATTCCGCGTGCACGATATGAAACTAGGAAAGCGGACTAGTTCGATCCAtgttgagcttcttcagccgaAAGACCAGTCTTCATCGAGCGGGGCAAGCACCGAcaagggcgaggaaggaATGGAAGTGAAAGTCGCGGGCTATATCACCGTTAGCCCGGATAGTGCAGAGGTTGGGGTATCAGCGAAGACGGAATGGGAGCTTGAGCCGAAGCCCGGTGCCGGGACTGCGAGTGACGGCGGGGTAAATTTGCGCCAGCTCGGCGAGACAGGCCAGGACGGGGCATGGACGAAGCTGGACTCGCCGTTTGCTGAGTTCCGGAAGGCGACGACGCAGGTTGAGAtctttggtgttgatggggCACGAGGGAAGCGCAGGAATGGGGTCGTGGATCAGTGGGCTCGACTAAGGCCGGAGGGCGAGGTGACGAGGTGGAGCAATGAGGGCGTCGTGTTTTTGACGGATATGTTTCCCATGGCGTTGGATGGGTTTGATAACATGGCGACTGGGGCAGAGTCGGAATCTGGGGGTGCTGGCCCGACTGCGAATTTCTGGTTTCCGACTGTCACGCTGAGCATTGATTTGAAGAAAAGGTTACCggcagctggagaggagtGGCTGTATAGTCGCGTTGTGACCAAATCGGTGCGTGATGGGAGGACGGATCTGGATGTTACTGTCCTGGATGCGAAGGGCGAGATTGTGGCATTGAGTACGCAGAttgggttggtggtgagtGCGAGTCGGAATATTGGGAGGCGCGCCCGAATTTAG
- a CDS encoding putative alpha,alpha-trehalose phosphate synthase subunit TPS3 (CAZy:GT20;~COG:G;~EggNog:ENOG410PH2A;~InterPro:IPR001830,IPR003337,IPR006379,IPR036412, IPR023214;~PFAM:PF00982,PF02358;~go_function: GO:0003824 - catalytic activity [Evidence IEA];~go_process: GO:0005992 - trehalose biosynthetic process [Evidence IEA]) — protein sequence MTVYIASLFLPYTVSFRPPDSPPTPPPETVPKNQVPDTVSAPPTPAVSLFERRKEAPNSEYPFPRTGNSYNYEDLRESEAHSPAWGARTALNQPKPQSAFLASPSILRHQEPLASSTESPPPKVDGPASQPPVRHLRKPSVRSHNRKPSFSETEWKITTAEQGNGGLRNAVRAAAESGQLEDKVWVGTLGMPTDALTASTKSMISEKLESEYDCLTVDVSDGDFDGHYTHLCKTILWPVFHYQIPDNPKSKAYEDHSWVYYVKLNQAFAERIARNWRRGDTVWVQDYHLLLVPAMLRKLLPDAQIGFFLHVAFPSSEVFRCIAPRKELLDGMLGANLIGFQTEEYCRHFLQTCSRILSVEATNDGIQLEDRFVNVAKFPIGIDPLSWDKRRKAADVEQWVKTISDRYAGKRLIVARDKIDGVRGIRQKLLSYELFLNTHPEWREKVVLVQVATSTTEQPELEAMISDIVMRINSTHSTLAHQPLVFLKQDLAFPQYLALISVADAMMITSLREGMNLTSHEFVYCQDGKYGSQRYGSLILSEFTGSASVFGNHALLVNPWDYRQCADAILTALTRSEEERQQVWKQLHQAVLQNSTSNWVKSFSETLTRVWHEQSSREIMAVPRLPMNKLEERYRQSKRRLIILDYEGTLASWGSPRSIIVTTPQRAITTLADLTEDPKNVVYVMSARMPEELERLFRMVFGLGLIAENGCFVREPFSETWLKLMNQARTDAWKTAVNQILEYYQQRAEGSWTEQRHCSLVFHYDAAEDRPAAARLASECADHINDACANQGVHALLVDGVLVVEAKNTNKASAAEVAWRSCLNQTGGDGRPDFLLAIGDSRDDEPVFRWANKLECAHAVSYAMTVTLGSRSTEARATLTQGVAGVLTSLEKLAKTSTDQGVPT from the exons ATGACGGTTTACATAGCGTCCTT GTTTCTCCCGTATACAGTTAGCTTTCGTCCCCCAGACtcccctccaacccctccgccAGAGACTGTACCGAAAAATCAGGTTCCCGACACTGTTTCGGCTCCTCCCACCCCTGCAGTTAGCTTGTTTGAGAGGCGAAAGGAGGCTCCCAAT TCTGAATACCCATTCCCCAGAACTGGCAATTCTTACAACTATGAAGATTTGAGAGAAAGCGAAGCCCACTCTCCGGCATGGGGTGCCAGGACCGCACTGAACCAGCCAAAGCCGCAGTCGGCGTTTCTAGCATCCCCATCAATTCTCAGGCATCAGGAGCCGCTGGCTTCTTCAACAGAGAGCCCCCCGCCGAAAGTAGACGGACCGGCATCGCAACCACCGGTCAGGCACTTAAGGAAACCGTCTGTTCGCTCCCATAATCGGAAACCTTCGTTCTCCGAAACTGAGTGGAAAATCACAACAGCTGAGCAGGGTAATGGTGGCTTGCGCAATGCCGTGCGGGCCGCAGCGGAGAGCGGGCAGTTGGAAGACAAGGTGTGGGTGGGCACGTTGGGTATGCCGACCGATGCCTTAACGGCATCTACCAAATCGATGATCTCCGAGAAATTAGAAAGCGAATACGATTGCCTGACGGTTGACGTTAGCGACGGCGATTTTGACGGTCATTATACACATCTCTGCAAGACGATTCTCTGGCCGGTATTCCACTACCAAATACCTGATAACCCTAAAAGTAAAGCCTACGAGGACCATTCATGGGTTTACTACGTCAAACTCAACCAGGCCTTTGCGGAGAGAATTGCCCGAAACTGGAGGCGAGGAGATACAGTCTGGGTTCAAGACTATCACCTGCTTCTTGTCCCAGCGATGTTACGGAAACTCCTCCCGGACGCGCAGATCGGTTTCTTCCTACATGTTGCGTTTCCATCGTCAGAAGTATTTCGGTGCATTGCACCCCGCAAGGAGCTCCTCGACGGAATGCTTGGAGCAAACCTTATTGGCTTCCAGACAGAGGAATACTGTCGACATTTCCTCCAGACTTGTAGCCGAATTCTTAGTGTTGAAGCCACGAATGATGGCATTCAGTTGGAAGATCGATTTGTGAACGTGGCCAAATTCCCAATAGGTATCGATCCACTCTCGTGGGATAAACGTCGTAAAGCAGCAGATGTCGAACAGTGGGTCAAGACGATATCTGATCGCTATGCGGGGAAGAGGCTTATCGTCGCCCGCGACAAGATTGACGGGGTGCGTGGTATCCGGCAGAAGCTCTTGAGCTACGAACTCTTCCTCAATACCCACCCTGAATGGCGCGAAAAGGTGGTCTTGGTTCAAGTCGCTACTAGCACGACCGAACAACCGGAGCTTGAAGCCATGATCTCAGATATCGTCATGCGGATAAATTCAACACATTCTACGCTTGCCCACCAGCCGCTCGTTTTCCTTAAGCAAGATCTTGCCTTCCCGCAATACCTCGCTTTGATATCCGTGGCGGATGCGATGATGATTACCAGTCTGCGTGAAGGTATGAATCTCACAAGCCACGAATTCGTCTATTGTCAGGATGGGAAGTACGGCTCCCAGCGATACGGATCCCTGATTCTCAGTGAGTTTACCGGGAGCGCATCCGTATTCGGCAACCATGCATTACTCGTTAACCCGTGGGACTATCGCCAATGTGCGGATGCTATCCTTACGGCTCTTACGCGCAGCGAGGAAGAACGCCAGCAGGTGTGGAAGCAACTTCACCAAGCGGTGCTTCAGAATTCGACCTCCAACTGGGTGAAGTCGTTCAGCGAAACATTAACTCGCGTCTGGCATGAGCAATCATCTCGCGAAATCATGGCCGTTCCTCGACTTCCGATGAATAAGCTTGAAGAAAGGTACCGACAGTCAAAGCGGCGGCTCATAATCTTAGATTACGAGGGAACATTGGCGTCTTGGGGATCTCCCAGGAGCATTATAGTTACAACACCACAGCGAGCTATCACGACACTGGCGGACCTGACCGAGGACCCGAAGAATGTGGTGTACGTGATGAGTGCGCGTATGCCCGAAGAGCTAGAGCGACTCTTCCGAATGGTGTTCGGACTGGGTCTCATCGCAGAGAACGGGTGCTTCGTTCGCGAGCCATTCTCGGAGACGTGGTTGAAGCTGATGAACCAAGCGCGGACCGACGCTTGGAAGACGGCTGTAAATCAGATCCTTGAGTATTACCAACAGCGCGCAGAAGGAAGCTGGACCGAACAGCGCCACTGCTCGCTCGTCTTTCACTACGACGCGGCCGAGGATCGCCCAGCAGCGGCTCGTTTGGCTTCAGAGTGTGCGGACCACATCAACGATGCATGCGCCAACCAAGGTGTGCATGCTCTTCTGGTTGATGGCGTACTGGTGGTTGAAGCAAAGAACACAAACAAGGcctcagcagcagaagtAGCCTGGCGGTCTTGCTTGAACCAGACGGGCGGTGATGGCCGGCCGGACTTCTTGCTTGCTATTGGCGATAGTCGTGATGACGAGCCGGTGTTCCGGTGGGCGAACAAACTGGAGTGCGCGCATGCGGTCAGCTATGCGATGACGGTTACGCTAGGGTCGAGGAGCACCGAAGCGCGAGCGACCCTGACACAGGGAGTTGCTG GTGTTTTGACATCTCTAGAGAAACTGGCGAAAACGTCGACTGATCAAGGCGTTCCAACGTAG